The following proteins are encoded in a genomic region of Procambarus clarkii isolate CNS0578487 chromosome 23, FALCON_Pclarkii_2.0, whole genome shotgun sequence:
- the LOC123763935 gene encoding cerebellin-1 isoform X2 gives MRTFTLVVLAVVALTAASAEEAGKEKKAASENDGKSITKTAARREDLQTTWKSPQVYSYRSPAQGAGSGSIYPSSYYPSNVIPSSYYPSNVIPSSYYPSNGIPSKNPSIVPTVYPYTPRVGDGSPEAFTARRASSYTTAGGKVFFAEGVTQVGSGWNTATSEFLAPSSGVYFFTFAAMSDRYTNFRVSLIHNGAEVVSAYGDADGYQMGSQSAVIRLNAGDRVYLQLQEGRLYDVSSSRAYNSFSGFKVL, from the exons ATGAGGACCTTCACACTGGTGGTGCTGGCGGTGGTGGCTCTGACTGCCGCATCGGCTGAGGAAGCAGGGAAGGAGAAGAAAGCGGCTTCAGAGAACGATGGGAAATCCATCACCAAAACTGCCGCCCGGAGGGAAGACCTCCAAACGACTTGGAAGAGCCCTCAGGTCTACAGTTACAGGTCACCCGCCCAGGGAGCAGGCAGCGGAAGCATCTATCCCTCCAGTTACTATCCCAGCAACGTCATCCCCTCCAGCTACTATCCCAGCAACGTCATCCCTTCCAGCTACTATCCCAGCAACGGCATCCCCTCTAAGAACCCGTCCATCGTGCCTACAGTGTATCCCTACACCCCACGGGTTGGGGACGGGTCACCAGAGGCCTTCACCGCCCGACGAGCCTCCTCCTACACCACTGCAGGGGGCAAGGTCTTCTTCGCTGAGGGAGTCACCCAG GTCGGGTCAGGATGGAACACCGCCACCAGTGAGTTCCTCGCCCCTTCTTCAGGAGTCTACTTCTTCACCTTTGCTGCCATGTCCGACCGCTACACAAACTTTAG GGTGAGTCTGATCCACAACGGTGCGGAGGTGGTGAGCGCCTACGGCGACGCCGACGGGTACCAGATGGGCAGCCAGAGCGCCGTCATCCGCCTCAACGCTGGAGATCGAGTCTACCTCCAGCTCCAGGAAGGACGACTCTATGACGTGTCTTCTTCCAGGGCCTATAACTCTTTCTCCGGCTTCAAGGTCCTCTGA
- the LOC123763935 gene encoding cerebellin-1 isoform X1 has product MRTFTLVVLAVVALTAASAEEAGKEKKAASENDGKSITKTAARREDLQTTWKSPQVYSYRSPAQGAGSGSIYPSSYYPSNVIPSSYYPSNVIPSSYYPSNGIPSKNPSIVPTVYPYTPRVGDGSPEAFTARRASSYTTAGGKVFFAEGVTQQVGSGWNTATSEFLAPSSGVYFFTFAAMSDRYTNFRVSLIHNGAEVVSAYGDADGYQMGSQSAVIRLNAGDRVYLQLQEGRLYDVSSSRAYNSFSGFKVL; this is encoded by the exons ATGAGGACCTTCACACTGGTGGTGCTGGCGGTGGTGGCTCTGACTGCCGCATCGGCTGAGGAAGCAGGGAAGGAGAAGAAAGCGGCTTCAGAGAACGATGGGAAATCCATCACCAAAACTGCCGCCCGGAGGGAAGACCTCCAAACGACTTGGAAGAGCCCTCAGGTCTACAGTTACAGGTCACCCGCCCAGGGAGCAGGCAGCGGAAGCATCTATCCCTCCAGTTACTATCCCAGCAACGTCATCCCCTCCAGCTACTATCCCAGCAACGTCATCCCTTCCAGCTACTATCCCAGCAACGGCATCCCCTCTAAGAACCCGTCCATCGTGCCTACAGTGTATCCCTACACCCCACGGGTTGGGGACGGGTCACCAGAGGCCTTCACCGCCCGACGAGCCTCCTCCTACACCACTGCAGGGGGCAAGGTCTTCTTCGCTGAGGGAGTCACCCAG CAGGTCGGGTCAGGATGGAACACCGCCACCAGTGAGTTCCTCGCCCCTTCTTCAGGAGTCTACTTCTTCACCTTTGCTGCCATGTCCGACCGCTACACAAACTTTAG GGTGAGTCTGATCCACAACGGTGCGGAGGTGGTGAGCGCCTACGGCGACGCCGACGGGTACCAGATGGGCAGCCAGAGCGCCGTCATCCGCCTCAACGCTGGAGATCGAGTCTACCTCCAGCTCCAGGAAGGACGACTCTATGACGTGTCTTCTTCCAGGGCCTATAACTCTTTCTCCGGCTTCAAGGTCCTCTGA